The Longimicrobium sp. genome includes the window GCGCGATCTCCTTGGTGAAGCGCTCCACGGCCGCACGGTCCTGGCCGCGTACGCCCCAGCGCACCGTCACCTCCGGCAGGTCGCGCGGCATGGGGCCGGCGAGGGGACCGTGCGTCGCGTTCCAGCCCACGTACTCGGTCAGCACCTCGTCGAACTTGAGGCCCAAGCGGTCCAGCCGCTCGCGAAGCACGCGGTCGGCGAGCTGCGCCTTCTCCACGGCATCGGGCCAGGAGTAGACGAGGGTGCCGGTCGCCTTGTAGCCGTCCGAGTAGGCGATGCTCACCTTGAGCATGTCCGTGCGCGCGCCGCCCTTCACGCCGAAGACGCGCACCCGGTCCGGCCCGTCGGCCTCCAGGCGGATGCTGGTGAAGTCCGCCACCACGTCCGGGGTGATGTAGCTACGCGGGTCGCCCATCTCGTAGACGAGCTGCTCCTTGACGGTGGGGAGCGTCACGCGCCCGCCGGTCCCGTCGTGCTTGGTGACGATGAACGAGCCGTCCGGAGAGGCTTCGATGATGGGATAGCCGATCTGCGCCAGCTCCTTGATCTCGCGCCAGTCCACCAGGTGGTTGCCGCCGCTGGCCTGCGCGCCGCACTCGTTGATGTGCCCCGCCACCACCCCCGCCGCGATCCGGTCGTGGTCGTCCAGCGACCAGCCGAACTCGTGGATCATCGGCCCGTAGGTGAGCGCCGTGTCGGTGGAGCGGCCAGTGATGACCACGTGCGGGTCCTGCCGCAAAGCCTCGACGATGGGGCGCGCGCCGATGTACGCGTTGGCGCTCTGCACGCGGTCGAGGACGGTGGAGAGGGGCTCGCCCGTCTCCATGTTCTTGAGCTCCACCCCACGCGCCAGCAGGTCGGGGAGGCGCTCCAGGATGTCGTCGCCCGTGATGGTACCGATGCGCGCGCGGCCCCCGAGTCCGGCTTTGCGCGCCTCCTCCAGCACCGCGTCGCGGCACCCGATCGGGTTGACGCCGCCCGCGTTGGCGATCACGCGAATGCCGCGCTCCACCACCGCCGGCAGGATCTCGCCCATCAGCGGCACGAAGTCGCGTGCGTACCCCAGCGCCGGGTTGCGCGAGCGCTGCTTCTGCATGATCGACATCGTGACCTCGGCCAGGTAGTCGAGCATCAGGTAGTCGATGGGCCCGCCCTCCACCTGCTGCTTGGGAGCGTCCAGCTGGTCCCCCCAGAACCCCTGCCCGGAGGCAATGCGGATCTTGTCTTTCATTCTGCTCAGCAAAGTGCGGGTCCGGCTGCGCGCCGGGGCATTGTTCCGGAAAACGATCCGGAGGCCGCACCGGGCAGCCTCCGGACAGGATAATTCAATGGTGCGTGCGCCGCGGCAACCGGCGTGGGTTCATCCGTCCTCCGGCAACAGCGAATCGAGAGCAACCTCGCGCCCGAGCGCGGTGGAGACGAACGACTCCCCACGCGCGTGCTCCTCGATGGCGTCGTAGTCTCCGGCGGACGGGTGCTGGTGCACGACGACCGTGTCCTGCTGTAGGTCGATCACCCAATATTCGGGGATT containing:
- a CDS encoding acyclic terpene utilization AtuA family protein is translated as MKDKIRIASGQGFWGDQLDAPKQQVEGGPIDYLMLDYLAEVTMSIMQKQRSRNPALGYARDFVPLMGEILPAVVERGIRVIANAGGVNPIGCRDAVLEEARKAGLGGRARIGTITGDDILERLPDLLARGVELKNMETGEPLSTVLDRVQSANAYIGARPIVEALRQDPHVVITGRSTDTALTYGPMIHEFGWSLDDHDRIAAGVVAGHINECGAQASGGNHLVDWREIKELAQIGYPIIEASPDGSFIVTKHDGTGGRVTLPTVKEQLVYEMGDPRSYITPDVVADFTSIRLEADGPDRVRVFGVKGGARTDMLKVSIAYSDGYKATGTLVYSWPDAVEKAQLADRVLRERLDRLGLKFDEVLTEYVGWNATHGPLAGPMPRDLPEVTVRWGVRGQDRAAVERFTKEIAPLVLAGPPSVTGFAGGRPAVQEIMAYWPALIPKTEIEPHLKVEVVQA